GGAGCTCGTCTACCCAATCATAAAAGTCGGCCAGGAAAGTCATTTTTACAGACTGGCGGATCTCTCCGCTGGTACCGGACGGGAAATAGCAATTCAGTAAGGTAATGTCGCCAAAATCCGCTCTCAGGACTCTGCCTTCCGTATCATATGCCGGAATAGAGCAACCCGCAATCACCTGATCAGGCTTAATCTTCGAAAAAATGGCGACACCGCTGTACCCCTTTTTGACAGCCGCGTGCCAGCCGATGAGTTCATAACCCAATGCTTCGAAGCCGGAAAGATCGACTACGTCGGGTGTGGCCTTTACTTCCTGAAAACACAGAATGTCGACAGACTTTGAGCTGAGCCATTCCAATAATCCGTTTTTTAATGCTGCCCGGATTCCGTTCAGATTGTAAGTGAGTATTTGCATAAATGATGACGGTAGGGTTTCTCCTAGTAAAATAAAACCTGCTTGCCGGTGGATAATGACTGCCATTTTCCTGGCTGCTGTGGATCGGGCGACATGATCCAGGCGTCATATTTACCGGCGGGCAACTTTGTTTTATAAAGCGAGTACTGATAATTGTTACTATAATAAGTGGCTGTCTTCAAAAAATTCTGGGGCGAGTTTGCTACCGGCACAGCTGGCAGTACAATCGTATATTGTTTCGAAGCCAGCACAAAATAAGAAGGCTCAAAATTCTCGTCCTCGGGAGTTACTTGAAATTTGAAGTACTTGGCTGGAAGATTGTTTTCTCCATTGCGATACTGAAATTTTGCATCAAATTCACCCTT
The genomic region above belongs to Dyadobacter pollutisoli and contains:
- a CDS encoding exodeoxyribonuclease III, whose protein sequence is MQILTYNLNGIRAALKNGLLEWLSSKSVDILCFQEVKATPDVVDLSGFEALGYELIGWHAAVKKGYSGVAIFSKIKPDQVIAGCSIPAYDTEGRVLRADFGDITLLNCYFPSGTSGEIRQSVKMTFLADFYDWVDELRKERPNLIICGDYNIAHTEIDIHDPVRNKKSSGFLPEERAWMSKWFENGYTDAFRYKNPDLREYSWWTYRAGARANNKGWRIDYISVSNTIKDRIVASRQYNDAVHSDHCPVWLEIE